Proteins encoded together in one uncultured Desulfosarcina sp. window:
- a CDS encoding phosphatidylserine decarboxylase family protein, with protein sequence MKQANWSDPPSQTAFPVAKAGYPFIFASAFATAVFALLGVVFLAILGLLATGFICFFFRDPDRLVPSGEGLIVSPADGKVIKVESVENTPYFDGPCTRISVFMSIFNVHVNRMPHEGTIRQVNYHPGKFFSANLDKASKDNEHNALSIETPSGKKIGCVQIAGLVARRIICWVQPGDERKRGQRFGLICFGSRLDVYLPNDTEIRVAVGEKVQAGSSVLGCW encoded by the coding sequence ATGAAACAAGCAAACTGGTCCGATCCGCCCAGTCAGACCGCGTTTCCAGTGGCAAAGGCAGGCTATCCATTCATATTCGCGTCCGCTTTTGCCACAGCTGTCTTCGCGCTGCTCGGCGTTGTTTTTCTGGCGATCCTGGGGCTGCTGGCCACCGGCTTCATCTGTTTTTTTTTCAGGGACCCGGATCGGCTGGTACCGTCGGGCGAGGGGCTGATCGTCTCACCGGCCGACGGGAAGGTGATCAAGGTGGAATCGGTCGAAAACACGCCCTATTTCGACGGTCCCTGTACCCGGATCAGTGTCTTTATGTCCATTTTCAACGTTCACGTCAACCGGATGCCCCACGAGGGGACGATCCGGCAGGTGAATTATCATCCGGGGAAATTTTTCTCGGCCAACCTGGACAAGGCATCCAAGGACAACGAGCACAATGCGTTGTCGATTGAAACGCCATCGGGGAAAAAGATCGGCTGCGTTCAGATTGCCGGTCTGGTGGCCCGCCGGATTATCTGCTGGGTGCAACCCGGAGACGAACGCAAGCGGGGACAGCGATTCGGGTTGATCTGCTTCGGTTCGCGGTTGGATGTCTATCTGCCCAACGATACCGAGATCCGCGTCGCTGTGGGGGAAAAAGTTCAGGCCGGAAGCAGTGTCCTGGGATGCTGGTGA
- the greA gene encoding transcription elongation factor GreA, with amino-acid sequence MDRIPMTREGYQTLKKELEYLKAVERPKVIKAIEEARSHGDLSENAEYDAAKERQAFIEGRVSELGYKLGNAEIIDVDNLPKDRAVFACTVVLENVDTGEDVEYQLVGPEESNIEEGRISVTSPLGKAILGKKPGEEIVLNAPAGKRVYELVEIV; translated from the coding sequence TTGGATAGAATACCCATGACCAGAGAGGGGTATCAGACGCTTAAAAAAGAGTTGGAATACCTCAAAGCCGTCGAGCGTCCCAAGGTCATCAAAGCCATCGAAGAGGCGCGCTCCCACGGCGATCTGAGCGAAAATGCCGAATACGATGCGGCCAAGGAACGGCAGGCCTTCATCGAAGGCCGGGTCAGTGAACTGGGCTATAAACTGGGCAACGCCGAGATCATCGATGTGGACAACCTGCCCAAGGACCGGGCCGTATTCGCCTGCACTGTGGTGCTGGAAAACGTGGATACCGGGGAAGACGTGGAGTATCAGTTGGTCGGTCCCGAGGAATCCAATATCGAAGAGGGACGCATTTCGGTCACCTCGCCGTTGGGCAAGGCCATCCTCGGCAAAAAACCGGGGGAAGAGATCGTGCTCAACGCACCGGCCGGTAAAAGAGTGTATGAACTCGTGGAAATCGTATAA
- the rpoZ gene encoding DNA-directed RNA polymerase subunit omega, protein MARITVEDCLEKVPNRFKLVHMAAARVRQIREGSEYLVSSPKNEDIVVALREIAAGKVIQKNDSEQ, encoded by the coding sequence GTGGCACGTATAACCGTAGAAGATTGTTTGGAAAAAGTACCCAACCGGTTTAAGTTGGTCCATATGGCCGCCGCACGGGTACGACAGATTCGGGAGGGATCGGAATATCTGGTCAGCTCGCCGAAGAACGAAGACATTGTCGTGGCCCTGCGGGAAATTGCCGCCGGAAAGGTGATCCAGAAGAACGACAGCGAACAATAG
- the folE2 gene encoding GTP cyclohydrolase FolE2 translates to MKDVQNQRDHRNIPIDKVGIKNLRYPIRVKDRRDGSQSTIASINMYVDLPQEYKGTHMSRFVEMLHLLKPEISLNKFSVLLENMKQALDAASAHIEVSFPYFIEKQAPVSGAPGLMDYNCRIIGSSNSSNEIDLISEVNVPISSVCPCSKEISEQGAHNQRGSVQLQTRFKKFIWLEDMIEMVESCASCDVFSVLKRVDEKHVTEQGFGNPKFVEDVVRDVAERLNADDNITWFSVSAENFESIHNHSAYAHITKGALPPV, encoded by the coding sequence ATGAAAGATGTGCAGAATCAGCGGGATCATCGCAACATCCCCATCGACAAGGTAGGCATCAAGAACCTGCGCTATCCCATCCGGGTCAAGGACCGCCGCGACGGATCCCAGAGCACCATCGCTTCCATCAACATGTATGTGGATTTGCCCCAGGAGTACAAGGGCACCCACATGAGCCGGTTTGTGGAAATGCTGCACCTGCTCAAACCGGAAATTTCGCTGAATAAATTTTCCGTCCTGCTCGAAAATATGAAGCAGGCCCTCGATGCGGCTTCGGCGCATATCGAGGTGAGTTTTCCCTACTTCATCGAAAAGCAGGCCCCGGTGAGCGGCGCCCCGGGACTGATGGACTACAATTGCCGGATCATCGGGTCCAGCAATTCGTCCAACGAAATCGATTTGATCTCCGAAGTCAACGTTCCCATCAGTTCGGTATGCCCCTGTTCCAAGGAGATCTCCGAACAGGGCGCCCATAACCAGAGGGGCAGCGTACAACTGCAGACCCGCTTCAAGAAATTCATCTGGCTGGAGGACATGATCGAAATGGTGGAGTCCTGCGCCTCCTGCGATGTTTTCTCCGTGTTGAAACGGGTGGATGAAAAACACGTTACCGAGCAGGGCTTCGGTAATCCAAAATTCGTCGAGGACGTGGTCCGGGACGTGGCCGAACGCCTCAATGCCGACGACAACATCACCTGGTTCTCTGTTAGCGCGGAGAACTTCGAATCCATCCACAACCACAGCGCATACGCCCACATCACCAAGGGCGCTCTGCCGCCGGTTTAA
- a CDS encoding CBS domain-containing protein translates to MRNYVVKDLMVPISEYATVPEDATLFEAVLALEQAQEKFQQNRYSHRAVLILDKNKKVIGKLSQMDFLTALEPRDTNLERIRKFKQFGFTRKAVALQQEEYLKASPPIPDLYSNVAKKCVTQFMQRPTEGEYVDENATLEMALHQLTAESNLSLLVTRASEIVGVLRLADVFAAVYHTMKESESRQGNGEAG, encoded by the coding sequence GTGAGGAATTATGTTGTTAAGGACTTGATGGTTCCGATTTCGGAGTATGCCACGGTTCCGGAAGATGCCACGCTTTTCGAAGCCGTCCTGGCTCTGGAGCAGGCCCAGGAAAAATTCCAGCAGAACCGCTATTCCCACCGGGCGGTTTTGATTCTGGATAAGAACAAAAAAGTGATCGGAAAACTCAGTCAGATGGACTTCCTGACGGCGCTGGAACCCAGGGATACCAACCTTGAAAGGATTCGAAAATTCAAGCAGTTCGGATTCACTCGCAAGGCCGTCGCCCTGCAGCAGGAGGAATACCTCAAGGCGTCGCCGCCCATCCCGGATCTCTATTCCAACGTGGCCAAAAAGTGTGTCACACAATTTATGCAGCGTCCCACCGAAGGGGAATACGTGGATGAAAATGCGACCCTGGAAATGGCCCTGCATCAATTGACGGCCGAGTCGAACCTCTCGCTGCTGGTGACACGGGCATCGGAAATCGTCGGTGTTCTAAGACTGGCCGATGTCTTCGCTGCGGTTTACCACACCATGAAAGAATCTGAATCAAGACAAGGAAATGGAGAGGCAGGATGA
- a CDS encoding transferase → MKELGKLFDRIIQRVNINLRELEFDAHPLVNKLVPNDQMTKFYAFYGITPHHPLNLVFKHANLSGSYFLGKVRVTNSLLYKSDIRGDELKKNGDLFQYQDFNIPVDRDEEIDIEDCFLIKTLVHNYSHDPETLETFFIQNSISTHYANIHGSPTDGSFLGPFSTVDLTTIQDCVIGTFSYVQAGEVSHLNVEPGTVWVRKQDDFNFMYRYPLDQLNNYIYFTAGSPPQGVFMDFVEDRKEAFQRVFSVVNIDSPVNVPSSTSLDRFAVIKPKTKIGENVLVAQRAFLQNSTLGKGANAQENCYIINSHLQGNNVTAHGAKIIEADMGTNVFVGFNSFLRGRPEARLTIGKDSIVMPHTIIDIRKPLTVPQGQLVWGLVRNEEELAANSMSLKDFAKIKTRICKGSMLFEGSGNSFVTAFQERIHHILEANGAFYDGKNKRGHAQRNQNISFNTIQPYPEGDKEGMYPTIIIQP, encoded by the coding sequence ATGAAAGAACTGGGTAAACTATTCGACAGGATCATCCAACGGGTGAACATCAATCTCAGGGAGTTGGAATTCGATGCTCATCCCCTCGTCAATAAACTCGTCCCGAACGATCAGATGACGAAATTCTACGCCTTTTACGGCATCACCCCCCACCACCCCCTGAACCTGGTTTTCAAGCACGCCAATCTGTCCGGAAGCTATTTTTTAGGTAAAGTGAGGGTAACCAACTCCCTGCTCTACAAGAGCGACATCCGTGGCGACGAACTGAAAAAGAACGGCGACCTTTTTCAGTACCAGGATTTCAACATCCCCGTGGACCGGGATGAAGAAATCGATATCGAGGATTGTTTTCTGATTAAAACCCTGGTGCACAACTACTCCCACGACCCGGAAACGCTGGAGACCTTTTTCATCCAGAACAGCATTTCGACCCATTATGCCAATATCCACGGGTCGCCCACCGACGGCAGCTTTCTGGGACCTTTCTCGACCGTCGATCTCACCACCATACAGGATTGCGTTATCGGCACCTTCTCCTATGTCCAGGCCGGCGAAGTCAGCCATCTGAACGTTGAACCGGGTACGGTCTGGGTGCGCAAACAGGACGATTTCAATTTTATGTATCGCTATCCCCTGGATCAATTGAACAACTATATTTACTTTACTGCCGGCAGCCCGCCGCAGGGCGTTTTCATGGATTTTGTGGAAGACCGCAAGGAAGCGTTTCAGCGCGTCTTCAGTGTGGTCAATATCGACTCTCCGGTCAACGTCCCGTCGAGCACTTCGCTGGATCGCTTTGCCGTGATCAAACCCAAAACCAAAATTGGTGAAAACGTGCTGGTTGCCCAGCGGGCCTTTCTGCAGAATTCCACGCTGGGAAAAGGCGCCAACGCCCAGGAGAACTGCTACATCATCAATTCACATTTGCAGGGCAACAATGTCACGGCCCATGGGGCCAAAATCATCGAAGCGGATATGGGCACGAATGTTTTCGTGGGGTTCAACAGCTTTTTGCGGGGACGTCCGGAGGCCCGTTTGACCATCGGGAAAGACAGCATTGTGATGCCCCACACGATTATCGATATTCGAAAGCCATTGACGGTACCCCAAGGCCAACTGGTCTGGGGATTGGTGAGAAACGAGGAAGAATTGGCAGCCAACAGCATGAGCCTGAAGGATTTTGCCAAAATCAAGACCCGTATCTGCAAGGGCAGCATGCTTTTCGAAGGCAGCGGGAACAGTTTCGTGACGGCTTTTCAGGAGCGGATTCATCATATCCTGGAAGCCAACGGTGCTTTTTACGATGGGAAGAACAAGCGCGGTCACGCCCAGCGCAACCAGAACATCTCTTTCAATACCATCCAGCCCTATCCGGAGGGTGACAAGGAAGGCATGTACCCCACCATCATTATCCAGCCGTAA
- a CDS encoding CBS domain-containing protein, with protein MKTKRVNDLMVPLAAYATVSEDATLTDAVAALKQSHEDFDKAKYRHRAVLVLGKNRKIVGKVTLHAILKALEPKYEDMFSDTGSMHVGFTRKYQKAIFDSLKLWQDPMDQVCKKAAQVHVKNFMVTPTESEMIEPDATLGEAVHQLVLGQYQSLLVVQDKQVVGVLRLTDVAEAVIDEILSCNQ; from the coding sequence TTGAAAACGAAACGGGTAAACGATCTGATGGTTCCGCTGGCGGCCTACGCCACGGTATCTGAAGACGCCACGCTCACCGACGCCGTTGCGGCCTTGAAGCAGTCCCACGAGGATTTCGACAAGGCCAAATATCGTCATCGGGCGGTTCTGGTTCTGGGAAAAAACAGGAAAATTGTCGGCAAAGTCACCTTGCATGCCATTTTGAAAGCTTTGGAGCCCAAGTATGAGGATATGTTTTCCGACACCGGCTCCATGCATGTGGGATTCACCCGTAAATATCAAAAGGCTATCTTCGATTCCCTGAAGCTGTGGCAGGACCCCATGGATCAGGTCTGCAAAAAAGCGGCACAGGTCCATGTTAAAAATTTCATGGTCACACCCACGGAAAGCGAGATGATCGAGCCGGATGCCACCTTAGGAGAAGCCGTCCATCAACTCGTACTGGGGCAATATCAATCCTTGCTGGTCGTTCAGGATAAACAGGTTGTCGGCGTGTTGCGACTCACAGATGTGGCCGAAGCCGTCATCGACGAAATTCTGTCCTGCAACCAGTAA
- a CDS encoding ATP-binding protein has product MSRHSYSYKALNSLVGKAIHRYGMIADGDCIAVGLSGGKDSMTLLWALAERSKRVPVKYTLLPIYVDPGFPGGFAVELSVACRQMGFDLYVDYADHGPMAHSEANRENPCFLCARLRRKRLFQIADNLGCRKLALGHNKDDVIETLFMNICYAGEISTMVPLQEFFDGRFTVIRPLAMVDENSIRRFARAQGFPRFTNPCPSAGNTKRSEIKDMLQTLYRGNRKIKGNIYRAMSHVKPEYLLK; this is encoded by the coding sequence TTGTCCAGGCACAGTTATTCGTATAAAGCACTGAACAGCCTGGTCGGAAAGGCCATTCACCGCTACGGGATGATTGCAGACGGCGACTGTATCGCCGTGGGTCTGTCCGGCGGCAAAGACAGCATGACGCTGTTGTGGGCCCTGGCCGAACGGAGCAAGCGGGTGCCGGTAAAATACACGCTGCTGCCGATTTATGTGGATCCCGGTTTCCCAGGGGGCTTTGCCGTTGAGCTGTCCGTGGCCTGCCGGCAGATGGGGTTCGACCTGTATGTCGATTATGCGGATCATGGGCCGATGGCCCACAGTGAAGCGAATCGCGAAAACCCGTGCTTTCTCTGCGCGCGGCTGCGGCGCAAACGACTGTTTCAGATCGCCGACAACCTGGGTTGCCGCAAACTGGCCTTGGGTCACAACAAGGACGATGTGATCGAAACGCTCTTTATGAACATCTGCTACGCCGGTGAAATCAGCACCATGGTGCCACTCCAGGAGTTCTTCGACGGCAGGTTCACCGTCATCCGGCCCCTGGCCATGGTCGACGAAAACAGCATCCGGCGGTTCGCCCGGGCCCAGGGGTTCCCCCGGTTCACCAACCCCTGTCCGTCGGCAGGCAACACCAAACGTTCGGAAATCAAGGACATGCTGCAAACGCTTTACCGCGGCAACCGCAAAATCAAGGGCAACATTTACCGGGCCATGAGCCACGTCAAGCCGGAATACCTGTTAAAGTAG
- the tsaB gene encoding tRNA (adenosine(37)-N6)-threonylcarbamoyltransferase complex dimerization subunit type 1 TsaB, with product MNILAVDTATGSCSVALLKGRRLIAEEVYTAGKTHSRHLMAIIDQILGRCESSPVDLDGIAVTRGPGTFTGLRIGLSTVKGLAAAIAKPVAGVSSLAALAWPLAWTRKPVIAMIDARRGEIYHARFGGSDGSEPEGKARVSGPEEAVEKLPEGAILVGSGAVLYREVWETRRPDVCLAPETDHVIRAASVGMLAMDRFEKRTADSVDSLVPEYIRKSDAQIHRASC from the coding sequence ATGAATATACTGGCAGTCGATACCGCTACCGGCAGTTGCAGTGTGGCGTTATTAAAAGGGCGCCGCCTGATCGCGGAAGAGGTGTACACAGCCGGCAAGACCCACTCGCGCCATCTGATGGCGATCATCGATCAGATCCTTGGACGCTGCGAAAGCTCGCCGGTCGATCTTGACGGGATCGCCGTCACCCGCGGACCGGGGACCTTTACCGGCCTTCGGATCGGCCTCAGCACTGTTAAAGGACTTGCCGCGGCCATCGCAAAGCCGGTGGCGGGCGTCAGCAGCCTGGCTGCACTGGCCTGGCCCCTGGCTTGGACCCGAAAGCCGGTGATCGCCATGATCGACGCCCGCAGGGGAGAGATTTACCATGCCCGGTTTGGCGGCAGCGACGGATCGGAACCCGAAGGGAAGGCCCGGGTCAGCGGTCCGGAAGAAGCGGTGGAAAAGCTGCCCGAAGGGGCTATTCTGGTGGGTTCCGGAGCGGTCCTCTACCGGGAGGTATGGGAAACTCGAAGACCGGATGTTTGCCTTGCCCCCGAGACGGACCACGTGATTCGAGCCGCATCGGTGGGTATGCTGGCAATGGATCGTTTCGAGAAGCGAACCGCGGATTCTGTGGATTCCCTGGTGCCGGAATACATTCGAAAGTCCGATGCCCAGATTCATCGGGCTAGCTGTTGA
- the lon gene encoding endopeptidase La: MGETDKDDLISIIEEDDPEAAIPTILPMMPLRDVVVFTDMLLPLFVGREKSVNAIEEAISKDRYLFVVTQIDPGIEKPKTEQIYKVGTVSRILRMLKLPDGRVKALVQGIAKARIVNYVRKRSVFRVKIEIIEEPDFSEIDLETEALMRNVREYSEKILTLRGEFTNEVGSILESIDDPGRLADLVASNLRLKIEEAQDIIEIVDPFQRLKKVNDLLFREVELSSMQAKIQSEVKDEISKSQKDYFLREQVRAIHKELGELDERTQEIEEYKAKIKRAKMSREAREEADKQLRRLEQMHPDSAESSVVRTYLDWMVELPWSKSTPDVIDIKKAKSVLDQDHYGLNKIKDRILEYLSVRKLNPKTKGPILCFVGPPGVGKTSLGRAIANAMKRKFVRISLGGIRDEAEIRGHRRTYIGALPGRIIQGLKQAGSNNPVFMMDEIDKLGADFRGDPSSALLEALDPEQNAEFSDHYLNLCFDLSKVMFILTANISDTIPSALLDRMEVINLSGYTEAEKKIIAETHLIPRQIKENGIKPRQIRFSEQTVVQVINEYTSEAGLRNLERELGSLCRKVARRIAEGEKGPFQITRRSLEKYLGPPKYFPELDKEHSQVGLSTGLAWTQVGGEVLYVEASLINGKGEMILTGQLGEVMQESARAALSYARANVNLFKVKDRIFDSHDIHIHVPAGAIPKDGPSAGIAMATALISALTGRPVSKDVAMTGEITLRGRVLPIGGLKEKSLGALRAGIRTVIIPRKNKKDLADIPINVKRKLKFVPVQNMDEVLDIALEDKTPKTRPKSKPKPKPKAGAQKKPVAKRRP; encoded by the coding sequence ATGGGTGAAACAGATAAAGACGATCTGATCAGCATCATCGAAGAAGATGATCCCGAGGCAGCTATACCGACGATCCTGCCCATGATGCCGCTCAGGGACGTGGTCGTATTTACGGATATGTTGCTGCCGCTTTTCGTAGGAAGGGAAAAGTCGGTCAACGCCATCGAAGAGGCCATTTCCAAAGACCGCTACCTGTTCGTGGTCACGCAGATCGATCCGGGCATCGAAAAACCCAAAACCGAACAGATCTATAAGGTTGGAACGGTCAGCCGGATTCTGCGCATGCTCAAACTGCCGGACGGCCGGGTCAAGGCCCTGGTGCAGGGCATCGCCAAAGCCAGAATCGTTAACTATGTACGCAAACGCTCCGTTTTCAGGGTCAAAATCGAAATCATCGAAGAACCGGATTTTTCCGAAATCGATCTGGAAACCGAGGCGCTGATGCGCAACGTGCGGGAATATTCCGAAAAAATCCTCACCTTGCGCGGGGAGTTCACCAACGAGGTGGGGTCCATTCTCGAAAGCATCGACGACCCCGGCCGGCTGGCGGACCTGGTGGCCTCCAACCTTCGCCTGAAAATCGAAGAGGCTCAGGACATCATTGAAATCGTCGATCCTTTCCAGCGACTGAAGAAAGTCAACGATCTGCTGTTCCGGGAAGTGGAACTCTCCTCCATGCAGGCCAAGATTCAATCCGAGGTCAAGGACGAGATTTCCAAAAGCCAGAAGGACTATTTTCTGCGTGAACAGGTCCGCGCCATCCATAAGGAACTGGGGGAACTGGACGAGCGCACCCAGGAAATCGAGGAATACAAGGCCAAGATCAAGCGCGCCAAGATGAGCCGCGAGGCCAGAGAAGAGGCCGACAAGCAGCTGCGTCGGTTAGAGCAGATGCATCCCGATTCCGCGGAATCTTCGGTGGTGAGGACCTATCTGGACTGGATGGTGGAACTGCCCTGGAGCAAGTCCACACCGGATGTGATCGACATCAAAAAGGCCAAATCGGTTCTGGATCAGGACCACTACGGGCTGAACAAGATCAAGGACCGCATCCTGGAATACCTGAGCGTGCGCAAGCTCAACCCCAAAACCAAAGGCCCCATCCTCTGTTTCGTCGGTCCTCCCGGTGTGGGCAAAACTTCCTTGGGCCGGGCCATCGCCAACGCCATGAAGCGAAAATTCGTGCGCATTTCCCTGGGCGGGATTCGCGACGAGGCCGAAATCAGAGGCCATCGCCGCACTTACATCGGGGCTCTTCCCGGAAGGATCATCCAGGGGTTGAAACAGGCCGGCTCCAACAACCCGGTATTCATGATGGACGAGATCGACAAACTGGGGGCCGATTTTCGGGGGGATCCCTCATCGGCCCTGTTAGAGGCGCTGGACCCCGAGCAGAACGCCGAGTTCAGCGACCATTATCTCAACCTTTGCTTCGACCTTTCCAAGGTCATGTTCATTCTGACCGCCAACATCTCGGATACCATCCCATCGGCGCTGTTGGACCGCATGGAGGTGATCAACCTTTCCGGCTATACCGAGGCCGAAAAGAAAATCATCGCTGAAACCCACCTGATCCCTCGGCAGATCAAGGAAAACGGGATCAAGCCACGCCAGATCCGCTTCAGTGAACAGACTGTCGTACAGGTGATCAACGAATACACATCCGAGGCGGGACTGCGCAACCTGGAACGCGAACTGGGCAGCCTGTGCCGCAAGGTGGCCCGGCGTATCGCCGAAGGGGAAAAAGGTCCCTTTCAGATCACCCGGCGTTCTTTGGAGAAGTATCTGGGGCCGCCCAAATATTTCCCGGAACTGGACAAGGAGCACAGCCAGGTGGGGCTGTCTACGGGCTTGGCCTGGACCCAGGTGGGTGGGGAAGTGCTTTACGTGGAAGCGTCGCTGATCAACGGGAAAGGGGAGATGATTCTCACCGGGCAGTTGGGCGAAGTCATGCAGGAATCCGCCCGGGCCGCCTTGAGCTACGCCCGGGCCAACGTCAACCTGTTCAAGGTCAAGGATCGGATTTTCGACAGCCATGATATCCATATCCACGTACCGGCCGGTGCAATCCCCAAAGACGGCCCTTCGGCCGGAATTGCCATGGCCACGGCCCTGATTTCGGCGCTTACCGGCAGACCGGTCAGCAAAGACGTCGCCATGACCGGGGAGATCACCCTGCGCGGGCGGGTGCTGCCCATCGGCGGGTTGAAGGAAAAATCACTGGGCGCCCTGCGTGCCGGTATCCGCACCGTCATCATTCCCCGAAAGAACAAGAAGGATCTGGCCGACATTCCCATAAATGTCAAACGCAAGCTCAAGTTCGTTCCCGTGCAAAACATGGACGAAGTGCTGGACATCGCCTTAGAGGACAAGACACCCAAAACCCGTCCGAAGAGCAAGCCCAAGCCCAAGCCTAAGGCAGGGGCCCAGAAAAAGCCCGTGGCAAAACGGCGCCCATGA
- a CDS encoding SLC13 family permease gives MSSDTAAAPTIGLGWNKYLFMAIGIILFVVVYYSPPWPDALDPNGKAFALSPEGKGSLAVFLLAATWWVFEVVPIGITSLTIGLLQVLFFIRPAKDAFKDFMDPSVLFIFGSIVVGLVFTKTGLTRRIAYKMLAIVGEKTSMIYLGCFVLTAALTHIMAHTAVAATIYPLLVAIYSMYGEGDKPTKFGKGLFIGMAYIAGAGSIVTLLGAARGAVALGFFNEVAGKTVGFFELTYYMFPIGWLMTFLLWGFFMVVMKPEKKTIPGLREKAKRLSREMGSISKREVIAAVIVCATILVLGVSAVMKSMIPDFVPPHKTAVLLTSTVLFFATGLLDINDLEEIPWNIILLFAGAMSIGFCLWQTGAAEWMAVNWLTMFKESTGFVFIMSIAFFVLIMTNFIMNVAAIAISLPVALVIAPYLGVTGEVIVFASLVTAGMPFLLLVGAAPNAIAYDSKQFTTGEFFLWGIPASIILMIVTAFAVKVLWPIMGMPTAI, from the coding sequence ATGAGCAGCGATACAGCAGCAGCGCCGACAATCGGGCTTGGCTGGAACAAATATCTTTTCATGGCCATTGGCATCATTCTATTCGTCGTCGTTTACTACTCGCCGCCCTGGCCGGATGCATTGGATCCCAATGGCAAGGCCTTCGCCCTGTCCCCGGAAGGCAAGGGTTCCCTGGCCGTATTTCTACTGGCGGCCACCTGGTGGGTATTCGAAGTGGTCCCCATCGGGATAACCAGCCTGACCATCGGTCTCCTTCAGGTGCTTTTCTTCATCCGCCCCGCCAAGGACGCCTTCAAGGATTTCATGGATCCCAGCGTTCTGTTTATCTTCGGATCCATCGTGGTGGGCCTGGTGTTTACCAAAACCGGATTGACCCGCAGGATTGCCTACAAAATGCTGGCCATCGTGGGCGAGAAAACCAGCATGATCTATCTGGGCTGCTTCGTCCTTACCGCCGCGCTGACTCATATCATGGCCCATACGGCCGTGGCCGCCACCATCTACCCGCTGCTGGTGGCCATCTATTCCATGTACGGAGAAGGCGACAAACCCACCAAGTTCGGCAAGGGGCTGTTCATCGGCATGGCCTATATCGCCGGCGCCGGTTCCATCGTCACCCTGCTGGGTGCGGCCCGCGGTGCGGTGGCGTTGGGATTTTTCAACGAGGTCGCCGGCAAAACCGTCGGTTTTTTCGAACTGACCTACTACATGTTTCCCATCGGCTGGCTGATGACCTTCCTGCTTTGGGGCTTTTTCATGGTGGTCATGAAGCCCGAGAAAAAGACCATTCCCGGCCTGCGGGAAAAAGCCAAGCGCTTGAGCCGTGAAATGGGTTCCATCTCCAAAAGAGAGGTTATTGCCGCAGTTATCGTCTGCGCTACCATCCTGGTTCTGGGCGTTTCGGCGGTGATGAAATCCATGATCCCCGATTTCGTTCCGCCTCATAAAACCGCCGTGCTGCTGACATCGACGGTTCTGTTTTTTGCCACGGGTCTTTTGGACATCAACGATCTGGAAGAAATCCCCTGGAACATCATCCTGCTGTTCGCCGGCGCCATGAGCATCGGTTTCTGCCTCTGGCAGACCGGAGCGGCCGAATGGATGGCAGTCAACTGGCTGACCATGTTCAAGGAATCCACGGGATTCGTCTTTATCATGAGCATCGCCTTTTTCGTTCTGATCATGACCAACTTCATCATGAACGTGGCCGCCATCGCCATCTCTTTGCCGGTGGCCCTGGTTATCGCCCCTTACCTGGGCGTGACCGGCGAGGTCATCGTCTTCGCCTCCCTGGTTACCGCCGGCATGCCCTTTCTGCTGCTGGTGGGGGCGGCCCCGAACGCCATCGCCTACGACTCCAAGCAGTTCACCACCGGCGAATTTTTCCTGTGGGGGATTCCGGCCAGTATTATCCTGATGATCGTCACCGCCTTCGCGGTCAAGGTGCTCTGGCCCATCATGGGCATGCCGACGGCCATCTGA